A genomic segment from Nicotiana tabacum cultivar K326 chromosome 9, ASM71507v2, whole genome shotgun sequence encodes:
- the LOC107830286 gene encoding putative clathrin assembly protein At1g03050: MHRRIKQVFTFLREHTCVSYAKIATIGGLCDIDHIVVKATCPNDIPLPDRYVLEILQIFSICPSSFGSFAVSFSRRFGKTQCWRVALKCLLLLQRLLRSLPDISPFREELLLARSNGLVSLYPCNFKDCSSSASQDYTNFIRSYAHLLDESLDCFATQEKGIEKDHKSSENFIDKMDQVTLKLEFLPQLQSLIDKVMDCRPTGPAARSILVQSAMKHIIRDSFTCYTTFRKEIVEVLDYLIQLPYRSCDAAFEIYKKAAIQANELSEFYDWCKSLGLCGIYEYPFIDKIPHIHIRALENFLSGMWQLTNDLSSSSTSSVSPVTSTLQSPSTEDGSNNQKSETQSRFDSQSLTRKGESEMQPLIQFEDDNDWETLLDASVSFQCTGSKGSFYIQNNAYQSAEEWKDLQTNGWEIQVYNPYALNHFHQPNIAPLQRGTYPTNSLYPWGI, encoded by the coding sequence ATGCACAGACGAATTAAGCAAGTTTTCACCTTCCTTAGGGAGCACACATGTGTTAGCTATGCGAAGATTGCAACCATTGGAGGCCTTTGTGACATTGATCACATTGTGGTGAAAGCAACCTGCCCTAATGATATACCGTTGCCCGATAGGTATGTTCTTGAAATCCTTCAAATATTCTCCATTTGTCCCTCTTCTTTTGGTTCATTCGCGGTGTCTTTCAGTCGACGTTTTGGCAAGACACAGTGCTGGAGAGTAGCATTGAAATGTCTCCTACTCCTCCAGAGGCTGCTAAGATCCTTGCCTGACATTAGCCCTTTTAGAGAAGAACTCTTGTTGGCAAGATCAAATGGTTTGGTGTCACTTTACCCTTGTAACTTCAAGGATTGCTCTTCCTCTGCTTCTCAAGATTACACCAATTTCATTCGGTCATACGCCCATTTGCTCGATGAATCCCTGGATTGTTTTGCCACTCAGGAAAAAGGAATCGAGAAAGATCACAAAAGTAGTGAAAACTTCATTGACAAAATGGATCAAGTAACGCTAAAGCTAGAATTTTTACCTCAGTTACAAAGCCTAATAGACAAAGTCATGGATTGCCGGCCAACAGGGCCAGCAGCACGAAGCATTTTAGTTCAATCGGCCATGAAACATATAATCCGCGACAGCTTCACGTGTTACACTACTTTCAGGAAAGAGATTGTGGAGGTATTAGATTATCTCATACAGTTGCCATACAGAAGTTGTGATGCAGCATTTGAGATTTACAAGAAGGCAGCAATCCAGGCAAATGAACTTAGTGAATTCTATGACTGGTGCAAGTCTTTGGGGCTTTGTGGCATCTATGAATATCCCTTCATTGACAAAATCCCACATATACATATCAGAGCCCTTGAAAACTTCCTCAGTGGGATGTGGCAATTGACAAATGATCTGTCATCCTCTTCAACGTCGTCGGTATCCCCTGTAACATCAACTCTGCAGTCACCATCAACTGAAGATGGAAGTAATAATCAGAAATCGGAAACACAATCAAGATTTGATAGCCAATCTCTTACTAGAAAGGGAGAGAGTGAAATGCAGCCTTTGATACAATTCGAAGATGACAATGATTGGGAGACTCTTTTGGATGCTTCTGTTTCTTTTCAATGCACAGGCTCAAAAGGCAGTTTCTACATACAAAACAATGCCTACCAATCTGCAGAGGAATGGAAAGACCTGCAGACAAATGGATGGGAAATACAAGTATATAATCCCTATGCATTGAACCATTTCCATCAGCCAAACATTGCTCCTCTTCAAAGGGGAACATACCCAACTAATTCCCTCTATCCATGGGGGATATGA